A window of Mycolicibacterium holsaticum DSM 44478 = JCM 12374 genomic DNA:
TCGTCGATCACCCGCCTGGTGGATCGGCTCGATGCCTCCGGTCACCTGGTTCGGCGACCGGACGCCGGCAACCGAAGCGCCGTCGTGCTGGCCCTCACCGCGGAAGGCCGGCGGTTGGTCAAGAAGGTGGAAGCGCGTCGGCGGCGTGAGCTCGGTAACGCGTTGGCGCGCCTCGGCCCCAAGGAGCGAGCGCAGTGCATCGTCGCGTTGGAGCGGTTGCACGAGGTGCTCGAAGCACCAGAGGATCCGCGAATCCCGTACTGACACACGGACACCAAAGCCGCTCATAAATTGCTAAATGCAAGACTTGTCTTGCGCAAGACAATCAGGAGCGGTAATCTTGACGCACTCCAGAATCGAGGATCCCATGCAGAGCGCCGAGGAGAAACTCCGCGCCGCCGGCCTCCGGGTGACCCGGCCGCGCCTTGCGGTGCTTGCCGAACTCGCGAACCAACCGCACGCCGATGTCGAGACGATCGCCAGCGGAGTTCGGGTCCGACTGGGCACAGTGTCGACCCAGGCGATCTATGACGTGGTGCACGCGCTCACCAGGGTGGGGATCTTGCGTCGGGTGGAACCGGCGGGTATGCGGACCCTCTTCGAGGTCGAGACCGGCGACAACCATCATCACCTGGTCTGCCGGGGCTGCGGTGTGATTGTCGACATCGCCTGCGCGACAGGCCAAGCGCCGTGTCTGGAAGCCGACGATGACCAGAACTTCCGCATCGACGAGGCAGAGGTGACGTTCTGGGGCCTCTGCCCGGCATGCCGAGTTGTGTCAACCGAAACCGACAATCGAATGGAGCAACGCAGATGACGAACGCGCAAACCCTCGAGCGCACCGCCGTGCAGGGCCCGCAGAAGCTCGGGCCGCTGACCCCGTTGGTCGGGGAGTGGGAGGGCGACGGCGGTGTCGACCTCAGCTACCACAACAACGACGACGTCACCGGTGAGACAACCTATTTCGAGAAGGCCGTCTTCAAGCCGATCCCGATCCAGGAGAACGGTCAACAGGTGCTCTGGGGGCTCAACTACTCGATGACCGCATGGCGGCACGGCGAAGAGGCGATGGACCCCTTCCACGACGAGATCGGCTTTCTGCTCTGGGACAAGGCCCACGGTCAGGTGATTCGCAACGTGGTCTTCGGCCGGGGCATCGCGATCCTCGCCGGCAGTGATGCCGCCGTGGGCGACCGCACCCTGCACTTCAACGCCACGCCCGGCGACCCCTGCTACGGCGTCCTGCAGAACCGCTACCTGCTCGACCGCGCCGAGATCAAAGGTTTCA
This region includes:
- a CDS encoding MarR family winged helix-turn-helix transcriptional regulator encodes the protein MVGRKPTETTARELATIQLATSDLVGVALRSVEDLEVSLPQFRLLRVLDELGAASATRCAQVLGVGGSSITRLVDRLDASGHLVRRPDAGNRSAVVLALTAEGRRLVKKVEARRRRELGNALARLGPKERAQCIVALERLHEVLEAPEDPRIPY
- a CDS encoding Fur family transcriptional regulator — protein: MTHSRIEDPMQSAEEKLRAAGLRVTRPRLAVLAELANQPHADVETIASGVRVRLGTVSTQAIYDVVHALTRVGILRRVEPAGMRTLFEVETGDNHHHLVCRGCGVIVDIACATGQAPCLEADDDQNFRIDEAEVTFWGLCPACRVVSTETDNRMEQRR
- a CDS encoding FABP family protein — encoded protein: MTNAQTLERTAVQGPQKLGPLTPLVGEWEGDGGVDLSYHNNDDVTGETTYFEKAVFKPIPIQENGQQVLWGLNYSMTAWRHGEEAMDPFHDEIGFLLWDKAHGQVIRNVVFGRGIAILAGSDAAVGDRTLHFNATPGDPCYGVLQNRYLLDRAEIKGFTSSFTFDDDDTFSYTSDLVLKLAAIGEEMHHTDQNTLRRVKRYHPGSEHAG